The following are encoded together in the Daucus carota subsp. sativus chromosome 5, DH1 v3.0, whole genome shotgun sequence genome:
- the LOC108221719 gene encoding uncharacterized protein LOC108221719, translating to MAEDPMMFNKYAQNHYNKKRVAIGVWNIEIQSPEKTSSKRFSAEKFLKRVGAKVARALSFVSLKRSSRSKVSSSSLVRSRSYAESALALDSQRAEAVEDCIEFLNSSSCLQKSNSVS from the coding sequence ATGGCAGAAGATCCCATGATGTTCAACAAATATGCGCAAAATCACTACAACAAGAAAAGGGTTGCTATTGGTGTCTGGAACATTGAAATTCAGTCACCCGAAAAAACCTCCTCCAAAAGATTTTCTGCAGAAAAATTCCTGAAACGGGTTGGGGCAAAGGTGGCAAGAGCCTTAAGTTTTGTGTCTTTGAAAAGATCATCGCGTAGTAAAGTATCTTCGTCGAGCCTGGTGAGGTCGAGATCATATGCAGAGAGTGCATTAGCTCTCGATTCTCAGAGAGCCGAAGCTGTTGAAGATTGCATTGAGTTCTTGAATTCCTCTTCTTGTTTGCAGAAATCCAATTCTGTTTCTtga